ATCAGAAATCGATCGCATTGCCAAAGTAGGGTTTGAAACTGCTCAGAAGCGGGGTAAGAAACTTTGCTCTGTCGATAAAGCCAATGTGCTGGATGTGTCGCAGTTGTGGCGCGATCGCGTCACCCAGTTATCTGCTGAATACTCAGACGTAGAGCTTTCCCACATGTACGTAGACAATGCGGCCATGCAGTTAGTGCGCTGGCCCAAGCAGTTTGACACCATTCTCACCAGCAACTTGTTTGGCGACATTCTCTCCGACGCTGCTGCTATGCTGACCGGAAGTATTGGCATGCTACCCTCTGCCAGTTTGGGAGCTTCTGGTCCTGGTGTTTATGAGCCAGTTCATGGCTCCGCACCCGATATTGCGGGGCAAGACAAAGCCAACCCGATCGCGCAAGTGCTGAGTGCCGCCATGATGCTACGCTACGGACTGAATCAACCGGAGGCAGGCGATCGCATTGAGCAAGCGGTGATGCAAGTGCTCGACCAAGGCTACCGCACCGGAGACATCATGTCTGAAGGCAACACTCTAGTTGGTTGCCGAGCGATGGGAGATGCTTTGATTCAAGCACTGGAAAAGGCTCAGTAGGGGGGTTAACTTTTAGCGATTAGCAGTGGGTAATTAGCCAAAAACTAATCGCTAAAAGTTAAAGCTAAAAACCGATCGCTGTTTGCCAAAAACCAACAATTTTCTCTTCCACTCTTGCTGTAATCACCCAAATCGACTAAAGTCGAGCGTAAAAATTAGGGATAGGTTTGTGGTATACGTTTCCCAACAACGACCCGAAAATCGGATAGAAGATGTGGAGTTTCCCGTCTTTGTGGACCCAGCAATTATTAGAGCGGCGCGGCAAATTTATCGGACTTACTACGAAGTACACCCCGAACTGACGCAACCTCCTCTCGGAGTCGCGATCGATCGCTACACCCATCGGGGCAAACTGATCTTCTCTGGCAGGCCCGTTTTACTTCCCCAAGAGTGTTTCGTGCCGTTCAATCAAATTGAGTCAGAACTTTATTAACGCTGAATGAGTGCTGGCAGTTTGGAGCCACTAGAGCCTCTACGTGCCCTAATGTTCAGTAACCTGACCATAACCGTTCGGCCACTACTGCCAAACTAAAGCCTTGGTTATGGACACCCTGTTTACCGTTCTCACCGCTCTGATTGCCTTTACCCTTGGTGCCTCTATCGGCAGTTTTCTGAATGTCGTGGTCTATCGCTTACCCGCAGGCTTATCCGTTCTTTGGCCACCTTCACGCTGCCCTCAATGTTCGCACCGCTTAGGTAAGCAAGACAATGTCCCAGTTTTAGGCTGGCTGTGGCTACGGGGACGTTGCCGTTATTGCAAAAGCCCTATCTCTATTCGGTACCCGTTGGTAGAAGCCGCAACGGGTGCTCTTTTTGTGCTGGTTTTTCTAATTTTTGGTTTTTCAGTTCAAACTTTAGGTTACTGGACCTTTGTTAGTTGGTTGCTAGCCTTATCCCTGATTGACTTGGATACCATGACCCTGCCAGAACCGCTGACTCGATCCGGTTTGTTGGTGGGCTTAGGTTTTCAAGTTGCCGTCGGTTCAGTGCTGAGTTTTAGTGTCACTCCAGTCGTCAACCAACTGATGGTGGGGGTGATTGGTGCCGTTTTGGGTCTGTGGTTACTCAACCTCATCACTCTGGCTGGTTCGATCGCCTTGGGACAAGAGGCAATGGGAGCAGGCGATGCCAAACTAGCTGCCATGATGGGCGCTTGGCTCGGTTGGAAATATCTGCTGCTAGCAGGATTTGTCGCCTGTGGAGTTGGTGCTTTCGTGGGAGGTGGGGCGATCGCTTTTGGCTGGCTGGGTCGGCGTCAACAAATGCCCTTTGGACCCTTCCTGGCGTTAGGAGCTGTAATTGCAGCGTTATGGGGCGAAGCCATTATCTCAGGCTACTTACAGCTATTTTTTCCGGCTCTATAAGTAGCGATCGCTGATAAGCCCTAAACTCTTCACTTCCTTAATCTTTTGATAAAATTCCCATATTTTTGATACAATCCCTCCGTGTCATGGATCACATTACGAACGACGAGTACCCGTTGGGAAGCGGAAATTATGCAGCAGGTTTTGGCTGCTCATCAAATTCCAGCTCGGGTGCTTGACTTAGGTGTAGCGCCTTATTTGGGGCTAGGAAGTCCTGCTGCTCTACAAGTGCGTGTCGAAGACCAATGGACAGCTCTACTCCTCATTAGCCCTGTCGAGGAAGAGCAAACAGAGGGATAACAAAAGCGGGTGAACCAAATTCACATCAACTCGTTAGCAACTCACAAGAAAACTTTCGGTCTACAGTAATTGCTGTAGCAGAATTTTTACTGGAGTATCAAAGCTGTTTTGATCAAGACTGACTAGGCCATTCTGGCTAGGTCATTAAAGCTTAAATTCAGGATTTTGCCTGCTTGAGGCTGATTGGAATAGAAATAACAAAATAAAAGGAATCAATCGCTTTCATGTCTCTATTTGATTGGTTTGCAAATCGACGAAAGGCAGAGCCGACCAGCAAGGAACGGCAAGAACGAGAAATTGCAGATGGTCTATGGACTAAGTGTGAGTCGTGCGGTGCCCTGACTTACACCAAAGACCTACGGGCAAATCAGATGGTTTGCTTAGAGTGCAATCACCATATTCGAGTCTTCAGTGACGAGCGCGTTCGCCAGCTCATTGATGCCAACACTTGGCTACCTTTAGACACGGCGATTCGTCCGATCGACCCACTGAAGTTTCGCGATCGCAAGGGCTACGGCGATCGCATCCGAGAAATGCAGGACAAAACAGGCTTGCCCGACGGTGTTCAAACGGGACTAGGCCAACTAGAAGGCTTGCCCGTCGCGCTGGGGGTCATGGACTTCCGCTTTATGGGTGGCAGCATGGGTTCAGTCGTGGGCGAGAAATTTACCCGCCTCATTGAACGGGCGACTCGTGAGCGGTTACCAGTAATGCTTGTGTGCGCCTCTGGCGGAGCCCGGATGCAAGAGGGCATGCTTAGCTTGATGCAGATGGCTAAGATCTCTGGAGCTTTAGAACGGCATCGAGAGGCGCGGCTCCTTTACATTCCCATCTTGACCCACCCGACCACAGGCGGTGTGACAGCTAGCTTTGCCATGCTCGGTGACATTATTCTGGCAGAGCCAAAAGCCACCATTGGTTTTGCGGGTAGACGGGTGGTTGAGCAAACGCTGCGAGAGAAACTACCTGAGAACTTCCAAACCGCTGAATATCTGCTGGAACATGGCTTTGTAGATGCGATCGTTCCTCGAACGCAACTGAAGAAGACCCTAGCGCAACTGATTCGCTTGCACCAGCCTGTCCCGGCGGCCTCGCACTTTGTACATTTGCCGGAAACTGTTTCTCTCAGTCCTGCAAACCCCTTGTAGAAACTCAACGAGTCGTTCTATTGGGAAAGGGCCCCCTCAGTGGCATGATATTGATATTAGAAAGGCTCAATCCTGACCTTTGCAGGACCTCACTTCCAGGGCTGTTTTTGGGCCTTGACATGAGGATGGGTTCCCAAAAATGAGGAGCAATGGGTTGAGCCAACCTGTGTTGAGGATTGAATATCTGCTAACTGAGCCACATTAAGGAGAACCATGCTTAAAAGATACATCTGGCTTGCTGTGGCCACTGTATTTTTCGCCTTCCAAACCTTTATCGGCAGTGCTAATGCAGTTGAACTAGATGCAGCTACCCGCACTGTCCCAAGTAGCGAAGGTCAAAATGTTGTTTTGAGCTTAAAGCAAGTTCAAGAAGGCAAACGCTTATTTAACTACGCTTGTGGCCAATGTCACGTAGGCGGTGGCACCAAGACTGACCCTAACGTGGGTCTGGAGCCAGAAGCCCTGGCTTTAGCAACTCCACCTCGCACCAACATTGAAGCGCTGGTGGATTACATGCACAATCCCACCACCTACGATGGGGCTGAGTCTATTGCTGAGTTGCATCCCAGCACTCAAAGCACCGACATCTTCCCCAAGATGAGAAACCTAACCGAAGAGGATCTCGTGGCGATCGCAGGTCACATCCTCTTACAACCCAAGATCGTTGGTCAGAAGTGGGGCGGCGGCAAAATTTATTATTAAGGCCTGCCAAATTAAGGAAATCGTCTTTGGCAGAAACTGGAGCCTTTCCACTTGAGCCCAAATCGCTACTAACGATTTTGAGCTAAAGAGTTTCTGCCATCTGCTGATTCACTTGCTGACCCACTAAAGGTTGCTCATGTCATGCGACGCCTACGCTTTTCAGTTCCCTCTTTACTCGCAACTTTGGTTGTTTGGCTAGGTATGCTGTTATTCAGTAGCCCCGCGCAAGCAGCCACTGAGCCTTATATCACTCAGTATTTGCGAGTAACTGAGCCTGTAGCCGTGGAGTTGGATGGGCAAGGTCAAACACGTTGGTTTGCACCAGACGACTTTGTAGTGGGCAAGCATTTATTTGAAAACAACTGTAAGAACTGTCATTTGGGCGGCACTACCTTGCCTAATCCTCCGGTGTCTTTATCACTAGCTGCTTTGCAGGGAGCAGTTCCCCATCGAGATAACATCAATAATTTGGTTGATTATTTGCGCCAACCAATGACCTATGATGGCACCGAGGAAAATTACGTCTGTCGCCAGGTACCCGAAAGCTGGTTACCTCAAGCACAGGCCGAAAAATTGGCTGCGTTTGTTCTCAGAGCGGCTCAAAAAGCGCCCGGTTGGGGTACTAGTGATTTTTGAGCTAAAGTTCAAACGCTTTGCGAATTTGCAAGCCATGAATGGGTAGATGTCCGTCCTCACTAAAAAACGCCTTGTAGAAGCGTAGAATAGTCTAAGCAAGGCGTTCTTGTTGTTTGCTGTGTATTGATTGAGTAGAGGAGAACTGTGTTGAGAAAGCTATTGTCTATCGTCTTGGTGGCGATCGCCATGTTTGCTGTTGGTTTCGGTCGTCCTGCCCTCGCAGGTGATGCAGCGAATGGTGCCAAGGTGTTTAGTGCTAACTGTGCTGCCTGCCATATGGGCGGTAACAACGTCATTATGGCTAACAAGACCCTGAAGAAGGACGCTCTAGCCCAATTTGGCATGAACTCTGTGGAAGCCATTACCAACCAAGTAAAAAATGGTAAGAATGCCATGCCCGCTTTTGGTGGCCGCCTCAGCGATCAGCAAATTGACGATGTAGCAACCTACGTTTTAGAGCAATCTGAAAAAGGTTGGTAAGCTTCTAGCAAACTGACACCTGCTGACAAAACTATTTTCTATAGATTGAGTGATCTAGTTTTTGCAAGAACCCCTCCAGTATGTGAGGGGTTTTTTGCTGATCCCAACGGAAAACTTTGTGAAGAAATCTATCTGGAGATCAACAGACAGCCTTAAATTAAATCAGTTATCTTCCAGCTAGTAGATACTTAGGAAAAACGCCTGTGGTTCCTCTCCGTGATGATAATCCGACTACAATCACGCCCTTTGTTACCTACGGCCTTATTGTTGCAAATATATTAGTTTTTCTAGTTGAATTGAGTTTGGCTCCCGGCCAATTGGAGAAGTTCTTTTACACTTGGGCCGTTGTTCCTAGAGAATTAACAGCTAGTTTTGCGGGGCAAGCCGTTAGTGCTGGACCCACCGAATGGCTCACTTTATTTAGTTCGCAGTTTCTGCATGGTGGCTTCTTACATATTGCAGGCAACATGCTGTTTCTCTGGATTTTTGGCAACAATGTAGAGGATCGCCTTGGTCATGTTAAATATTTAATTTTTTATCTAGCCTGTGGTGCTTTAGCAGCCCTGACTCAGTGGTTTTTCTCGCCTAATTCCGCTATTCCTTCCTTAGGAGCAAGTGGCGCGATCGCAGGGGTGATGGGAGCCTATATCTTGAAATATCCTAAAGCGTCTGTCTTAACCCTGTTACCTTTGGGCTTCTTTATCACTACCGTCCGCATTCCAGCGTTTTTCTTCTTGGGCTGGTGGTTTGTCCAACAAGCTTTCTATGGCGCGGCTAGCCTGAATGCCCCCACAAATATTGGTATGGAAGGCGGTGGTGTGGCTTACTGGGCTCACGCGGGTGGCTTTGTCTTTGGCGCCATCTTAGGACCCTTACTGGGTCTCTTTTCCTCCGACTCAGAAGCCAGCGTCCTTTAACTCCGTTAAATTGTTCTCTCCCAAACAGGTTGTCTAACCGCTGAAACTCTGTAGCAATACAACTTCAGCGGTTTTTTGTACAAAGTTGAATGACACTCAACTAATCCACGGGATGCAACAGCCAGAAACCACTATAGGTCATCCCAGAGTCATCGGGCTGCACCAGTAAGAAGTGCAGGCCTTGAGTGACTTGTTTTCGTTGTTCATAGGCTTGCGCCGCAGCTTGCACTTCTAGATCTTCAAAGGTGGCCATGACCCAACGCTCGGCTAAACCAGCTTCCAAAATTAAGCCGTCTGGACTCCCAGCCATGTAGTTTAAGGCAACAGGATGAACTTGCTGCAACCACTGAGCTAACTTCATAGAGCGGCGGCCCGCGTCAATAATTACACCAGGTACAGGCAAATCAGAAGCCAATCCTAAACTGAGAGGTAAGAGAATTTCGGGCATCTCCAAAATCGGGATGGGGCGGTCTTGAAAAGCATCGACGAGTTGACCTGCGGCGATCGCGGCAAATCGCCACTGTTCCCCTTGAAGATTTTCGGCAATGGGGGTCGGTGGCGGCTTATCTAAAGCTAGGGGCGAATAAGGCTGCTGGGCGTAGCTGCTGGCCTGAGAATACTGCTGGGCTTTCTCGCGTAGTAGCTGCTTTAGAGCAAAGGTCCGGCGAGTCGGTTCCACCGTTATTCCTAGCTCTTTCCCTGCCAACTCAAGCAAACCTAAGGCTTGAGGCCGAAAAACCTGCAAGCGCTCTGGAAAGTGCTGTTGCGTTTTTGCTGCTGCCTGTAGCTGGCTCACGACCCAAGTAGCATTGGCTTCTGCTTGGGGGCACAGAGCACTAAATTCCCAGGTTCGGGTGCGATCGCAAAGCAACAACTCCCAAAGGGGATGCCCCTGCTCATCCTGCAAGGGACGACGATAAAAATCAGCTTCCCAAATCAGCATACTGTGGTGGTCCAAGTTTAATTCCCGTTTGTTGAGTTCGTGCGTTATAGCTGTGCCTCACAGATGCTACGGTCGCGGTTGATTGGGCCAGCTTCAGCCAATTCATTCTCAGGCTATCAGCTAGAGCTGGATCAATGGCACAAGCTCGGCAAATCACCTGGCAACATTGCACTCAATACAAAAAGCTGCCGCAGAAACATCATCTACGACAGCTTTCGATCGCTAAACTAAGTTAACTGTTTGTGCTTTTATCTGGACTTAACAGCCAAAACACTTACGCCAGAGCACTCGCCAGAATCGGTTCAGCGTTGACGACTGCACCAGGAGCATACATTTGCCTCACGTAGTCGGCCACCATGCGATCGGTGTTGAAAGCAACGGAGTTGGTTTTGATCGAAGCCTTCATTTTTTGAATCCAACCGTGGGGAATGCCATTGGCATCTTGGTCGTAGTAGAGGGGAACAATTTCCTCAGTTAGGAGCCGATACAACGATTCAGAATCAATGCGGTCTTGCAGTTCTTGGTCGCTGGTGTTGGCATCTTCGCCGATCGCCCAACCATTTAGACCTTTGCCGTCGGGTCCAACTTGGTAGCCTTCGCACCACCAACCATCTAAGACACTACAGTTGAGGCCGCCATTAAAGCACACCTTTTGGCCACTAGTTCCAGAAGCTTCTAAAGGACGACGAGGATTGTTCAGCCACACATCTACACCTTGAATCAGCTTTTGAGCAGTATAGATGTCGTAGTCTTCAATGAACGCCACGCGATCGCGAATGGCATGATGACGACACCACTCCATTAAGCGCTGAATAATCCGCTTGCCTTCCTCATCGGCAGGGTGAGCCTTACCTGCAAAGATGATCTGCACAGGGCGATCAGAGTTACCGAAAATTTGCAGTGCTAGCTCCGCATTTCGCAGCAGTAACGCCCCACGCTTATAGGGGCTGAAACGACGAGCAAAGCCAATCGTCAGAATGTTGGGATCGAGCAGGTGATCCGCCGCATGAATTTGATCTGGCTCTTCACCTCGTCCTTGCCGCGATGCCTTAACCTTAAACCGGGTATGAGCAACCAACCGCTCCTTCAAGATTTGGTGGCGCGACCACAGTTCCTCATTCGGAATTTGGTCTACTCCTGCCCACATCTGGGGATCAACCACCCGCGCAGACCAGTTCTCGCCGAGATATTGCGCGTATAAATCGCTTAGCAAGGGAGCTGTCCAGGTGCGGGCATGCACACCGTTGGTAATGTGGCTAATCGGTACTTTGTCTTCTGGGCGATCGGGGTACAGAATACTCCACATCTTGCGGGACACTTGACCATGCAGCTCACTGACCCCATTGGCACCACGGCACAAGCGTAAAGCTAAA
This DNA window, taken from Trichocoleus sp. FACHB-46, encodes the following:
- a CDS encoding Tab2/Atab2 family RNA-binding protein; translated protein: MLIWEADFYRRPLQDEQGHPLWELLLCDRTRTWEFSALCPQAEANATWVVSQLQAAAKTQQHFPERLQVFRPQALGLLELAGKELGITVEPTRRTFALKQLLREKAQQYSQASSYAQQPYSPLALDKPPPTPIAENLQGEQWRFAAIAAGQLVDAFQDRPIPILEMPEILLPLSLGLASDLPVPGVIIDAGRRSMKLAQWLQQVHPVALNYMAGSPDGLILEAGLAERWVMATFEDLEVQAAAQAYEQRKQVTQGLHFLLVQPDDSGMTYSGFWLLHPVD
- the psbV2 gene encoding photosystem II cytochrome PsbV2, which produces MRRLRFSVPSLLATLVVWLGMLLFSSPAQAATEPYITQYLRVTEPVAVELDGQGQTRWFAPDDFVVGKHLFENNCKNCHLGGTTLPNPPVSLSLAALQGAVPHRDNINNLVDYLRQPMTYDGTEENYVCRQVPESWLPQAQAEKLAAFVLRAAQKAPGWGTSDF
- the leuB gene encoding 3-isopropylmalate dehydrogenase, coding for MAQQYRITLLPGDGIGPEIMAVSVDVLKVVGQQLNLEFDFQSALIGGAAIDATGEPLPQETLETCRNSDAVLLAAIGGYKWDTLPRHLRPETGLLGLRSGLELFANLRPAKILPQLVDASSLKREVVEGIDIMVVRELTGGVYFGQPKGIFATESGEKRGVNTMAYTESEIDRIAKVGFETAQKRGKKLCSVDKANVLDVSQLWRDRVTQLSAEYSDVELSHMYVDNAAMQLVRWPKQFDTILTSNLFGDILSDAAAMLTGSIGMLPSASLGASGPGVYEPVHGSAPDIAGQDKANPIAQVLSAAMMLRYGLNQPEAGDRIEQAVMQVLDQGYRTGDIMSEGNTLVGCRAMGDALIQALEKAQ
- the accD gene encoding acetyl-CoA carboxylase, carboxyltransferase subunit beta, translated to MSLFDWFANRRKAEPTSKERQEREIADGLWTKCESCGALTYTKDLRANQMVCLECNHHIRVFSDERVRQLIDANTWLPLDTAIRPIDPLKFRDRKGYGDRIREMQDKTGLPDGVQTGLGQLEGLPVALGVMDFRFMGGSMGSVVGEKFTRLIERATRERLPVMLVCASGGARMQEGMLSLMQMAKISGALERHREARLLYIPILTHPTTGGVTASFAMLGDIILAEPKATIGFAGRRVVEQTLREKLPENFQTAEYLLEHGFVDAIVPRTQLKKTLAQLIRLHQPVPAASHFVHLPETVSLSPANPL
- a CDS encoding rhomboid family intramembrane serine protease, which gives rise to MAPGQLEKFFYTWAVVPRELTASFAGQAVSAGPTEWLTLFSSQFLHGGFLHIAGNMLFLWIFGNNVEDRLGHVKYLIFYLACGALAALTQWFFSPNSAIPSLGASGAIAGVMGAYILKYPKASVLTLLPLGFFITTVRIPAFFFLGWWFVQQAFYGAASLNAPTNIGMEGGGVAYWAHAGGFVFGAILGPLLGLFSSDSEASVL
- the petJ gene encoding cytochrome c6 PetJ, which translates into the protein MLRKLLSIVLVAIAMFAVGFGRPALAGDAANGAKVFSANCAACHMGGNNVIMANKTLKKDALAQFGMNSVEAITNQVKNGKNAMPAFGGRLSDQQIDDVATYVLEQSEKGW
- the psbV gene encoding photosystem II cytochrome c-550 — its product is MLKRYIWLAVATVFFAFQTFIGSANAVELDAATRTVPSSEGQNVVLSLKQVQEGKRLFNYACGQCHVGGGTKTDPNVGLEPEALALATPPRTNIEALVDYMHNPTTYDGAESIAELHPSTQSTDIFPKMRNLTEEDLVAIAGHILLQPKIVGQKWGGGKIYY
- a CDS encoding A24 family peptidase; the protein is MDTLFTVLTALIAFTLGASIGSFLNVVVYRLPAGLSVLWPPSRCPQCSHRLGKQDNVPVLGWLWLRGRCRYCKSPISIRYPLVEAATGALFVLVFLIFGFSVQTLGYWTFVSWLLALSLIDLDTMTLPEPLTRSGLLVGLGFQVAVGSVLSFSVTPVVNQLMVGVIGAVLGLWLLNLITLAGSIALGQEAMGAGDAKLAAMMGAWLGWKYLLLAGFVACGVGAFVGGGAIAFGWLGRRQQMPFGPFLALGAVIAALWGEAIISGYLQLFFPAL